A genomic region of Mycobacterium senriense contains the following coding sequences:
- the aceE gene encoding pyruvate dehydrogenase (acetyl-transferring), homodimeric type, whose translation MTTEFVRHDLATNPTGATEPDRVRVIREGVASYLPDIDPDETSEWLESFDALLERSGPSRARYLMLRLLERAGEQRVAIPSLTSTDYVNTIPTELEPWFPGDEDVERRYRAWIRWNAAIMVHRAQRPGVGVGGHISTYASSAALYEVGFNHFFRGKSHPGGGDQVFIQGHASPGIYARAFLEGRLTADRMDGFRQEHSHAAGGLPSYPHPRLMPDFWEFPTVSMGLGPLNAIYQARFNHYLHDRGIKDTSDQHVWCFLGDGEMDEPESRGLAHVAALEGLDNLTFVVNCNLQRLDGPVRGNGKIIQELESYFRGAGWNVIKVVWGREWDALLHADRDGALVNLMNSTPDGDYQTYKANDGAYVRDHFFGRDPRTKALVENMSDSEIWNLKRGGHDYRKVYAAYRAAVDHKGQPTVILAKTIKGYSLGAHFQGRNATHQMKKLALQDLKDFRDAIRIPISDAQLEEDPYLPPYYHPGSDAEEIRYMVDRRRTLGGFLPERRTKAKALRLPGRDTYAALKKGSGTQEVATTMATVRTFKEVLRDKEIGPRIVPIIPDEARTFGMDSWFPSLKIYNRNGQLYTAVDAELMLAYKESEAGHILHEGINEAGSVGSFIAAGTSYATHNEPMIPIYIFYSMFGFQRTGDGLWAAADQMARGFLLGATAGRTTLTGEGLQHADGHSLLLASTNPAVVAYDPAFAYEIAYIVESGLARMFGENPEDVYFYITIYNEPYVQPPEPENFDPEGVLRGLYRYHVATEQRANKAQILASGVAMPSALNAAQMLAAEWDVAADVWSVTSWGELNRDGVAVDRARLRHPDRPAGVPYVTQALSNAVGPVVAVSDWMRAVAEQIRPWVPGTYVTLGTDGFGFSDTRPAARRYFNTDAESQVVAVLEALARDGEIDPSVPTAAARQYKIDDVLAAPEQTSDPGVA comes from the coding sequence TTGACAACTGAGTTCGTGCGCCACGATCTGGCCACAAACCCCACCGGCGCAACCGAACCCGACCGCGTTCGGGTGATCCGCGAGGGGGTGGCCTCCTACCTACCCGACATCGATCCGGACGAGACGTCGGAGTGGCTGGAGTCCTTCGACGCATTGCTGGAGCGCTCCGGCCCGTCGCGGGCGCGCTATCTGATGCTGCGATTGCTGGAACGGGCCGGCGAGCAGCGCGTCGCGATCCCGTCGCTGACGTCTACCGATTACGTCAACACCATCCCGACCGAGCTCGAGCCGTGGTTCCCCGGCGACGAGGATGTCGAACGGCGCTACCGGGCGTGGATCCGGTGGAACGCCGCGATCATGGTGCACCGCGCCCAGCGCCCGGGAGTCGGTGTGGGCGGCCACATTTCGACCTACGCCTCGTCCGCGGCGCTCTACGAGGTCGGCTTCAACCACTTCTTCCGCGGCAAGTCGCACCCCGGCGGCGGGGATCAGGTGTTCATCCAGGGCCACGCGTCGCCGGGCATCTATGCGCGCGCGTTCCTGGAAGGCCGCCTGACCGCCGACCGGATGGACGGCTTCCGGCAGGAGCACAGCCACGCCGCCGGCGGACTGCCGTCCTACCCGCACCCGCGGCTGATGCCCGACTTCTGGGAATTCCCCACGGTCTCGATGGGCCTGGGCCCGCTCAACGCCATCTACCAGGCGCGGTTCAACCACTACCTGCACGACCGCGGCATCAAGGACACCTCCGACCAGCACGTGTGGTGCTTCCTGGGCGACGGCGAGATGGACGAGCCGGAGAGCCGCGGCCTGGCGCACGTCGCCGCGCTGGAGGGTCTGGACAATTTGACCTTCGTCGTCAACTGCAACCTGCAGCGTCTCGACGGCCCGGTCCGCGGCAACGGCAAGATCATCCAGGAGCTGGAGTCGTACTTCCGCGGCGCCGGGTGGAACGTCATCAAGGTGGTCTGGGGCCGCGAGTGGGACGCCCTGCTGCACGCCGACCGCGACGGCGCGCTGGTGAACCTGATGAATTCCACGCCGGACGGGGATTACCAGACGTACAAGGCCAACGACGGCGCGTACGTGCGCGACCACTTCTTCGGCCGCGACCCGCGCACCAAGGCGCTCGTGGAGAACATGAGCGATTCCGAAATCTGGAACCTCAAGCGCGGCGGCCACGACTACCGCAAGGTCTACGCCGCCTACCGCGCCGCCGTCGACCACAAGGGCCAGCCCACGGTGATCCTGGCCAAGACCATCAAGGGCTACTCACTGGGTGCGCACTTCCAGGGACGCAACGCCACGCATCAGATGAAAAAGCTTGCGTTGCAAGACCTTAAGGACTTCCGCGACGCGATTCGGATTCCGATCAGCGATGCCCAGCTGGAAGAGGATCCCTACCTGCCGCCCTACTACCACCCCGGCTCCGACGCCGAGGAGATCCGCTACATGGTCGACCGCCGGCGCACCCTCGGCGGGTTTCTGCCCGAGCGGCGGACGAAGGCCAAGGCGCTGCGGCTGCCCGGCCGCGACACCTACGCCGCGCTGAAGAAGGGATCGGGAACCCAGGAGGTCGCCACCACCATGGCGACGGTGCGCACCTTCAAGGAAGTGTTGCGGGACAAGGAGATTGGCCCGCGCATCGTGCCGATCATTCCCGACGAGGCGCGCACCTTCGGCATGGACTCGTGGTTCCCGTCGCTGAAGATCTACAACCGCAACGGTCAGCTGTACACCGCCGTGGACGCCGAGTTGATGCTGGCCTATAAGGAAAGCGAAGCCGGCCACATCCTGCACGAGGGCATCAACGAGGCCGGGTCGGTCGGTTCGTTCATCGCGGCGGGCACGTCGTATGCGACGCACAACGAGCCGATGATCCCGATCTACATCTTCTATTCGATGTTCGGCTTCCAGCGCACCGGTGACGGCTTGTGGGCCGCCGCCGACCAGATGGCTCGCGGCTTCCTACTCGGTGCCACCGCAGGGCGCACCACGCTGACGGGCGAGGGCCTGCAGCACGCCGATGGCCACTCGCTGCTGCTGGCCAGCACCAACCCGGCGGTGGTCGCCTACGACCCGGCTTTCGCCTACGAAATCGCCTACATCGTGGAGAGCGGGCTGGCGCGGATGTTCGGGGAGAACCCCGAGGACGTCTACTTCTACATCACCATCTACAACGAGCCGTACGTGCAGCCGCCCGAGCCGGAGAACTTCGACCCCGAGGGCGTGCTGCGGGGTTTGTACCGCTACCACGTCGCCACCGAACAGCGGGCCAACAAGGCGCAGATCCTGGCGTCGGGGGTGGCGATGCCGTCGGCACTCAACGCCGCGCAGATGCTGGCCGCGGAGTGGGACGTCGCCGCCGACGTGTGGTCGGTAACCAGCTGGGGCGAGTTGAACCGCGACGGCGTGGCCGTCGACCGGGCGCGGCTGCGCCATCCGGACCGGCCGGCCGGTGTCCCGTACGTCACCCAGGCCCTGTCGAACGCCGTCGGCCCCGTGGTCGCCGTGTCCGACTGGATGCGCGCGGTGGCCGAGCAGATCCGGCCCTGGGTGCCGGGCACCTACGTCACCCTGGGCACCGACGGGTTCGGCTTCTCCGACACCCGGCCTGCGGCGCGGCGATACTTCAACACCGACGCCGAGTCGCAGGTGGTGGCGGTGCTGGAGGCGCTGGCCCGCGACGGCGAGATCGACCCGTCGGTGCCGACCGCGGCCGCCCGCCAGTACAAGATCGACGACGTGCTGGCCGCCCCGGAGCAGACGTCAGACCCCGGCGTGGCCTGA
- a CDS encoding DUF3052 domain-containing protein: MVAADHAPSYARKLGIERDQVVQEWGWDEDTDDEIRAAVEEACGSELLDEDTDEVVDVVLLWWRDGDGDLVDTLMDAIGPLAEDGVIWVLTPKTGKPGHVLPAEIAEAAPTAGLMPTSSVNLGDWSASRLVQPKSRAGKR, encoded by the coding sequence GTGGTCGCGGCGGATCACGCCCCGAGCTACGCCCGCAAATTGGGCATCGAACGGGACCAAGTCGTCCAGGAGTGGGGCTGGGACGAAGACACCGATGACGAGATCCGCGCTGCGGTCGAGGAAGCCTGCGGCAGTGAGTTGCTCGACGAGGACACTGACGAGGTGGTCGACGTCGTGCTGCTCTGGTGGCGTGACGGTGACGGCGACCTGGTGGACACCCTGATGGACGCGATCGGCCCGCTGGCCGAAGACGGCGTGATCTGGGTGCTGACGCCCAAGACGGGCAAGCCGGGTCACGTACTGCCGGCCGAAATCGCCGAGGCGGCCCCCACCGCCGGTCTGATGCCGACCTCGTCGGTCAACCTGGGCGACTGGAGCGCCAGCCGGCTGGTACAGCCCAAATCCCGTGCCGGGAAGCGTTGA
- a CDS encoding peroxiredoxin: MLPVGTAAPDFTLRDQNQQRVTLSSYRDAKNVLLVFFPLAFTGICQGELDLLRDHLPEFENDESAALAISVGPPPTHRVWSLDSGFTFPVLSDFWPHGAVSQSYGVFNDDAGYSNRGTFVVDRSGIIRFAEMKQPGESRDQRLWTDALAALRA, encoded by the coding sequence ATGCTGCCCGTCGGCACAGCCGCCCCGGATTTCACCTTGCGCGACCAGAACCAACAGCGCGTCACGCTGAGTTCCTACCGGGACGCCAAGAACGTTCTGCTGGTGTTTTTCCCGCTGGCCTTCACCGGGATCTGCCAGGGCGAGCTGGACCTGTTGCGTGACCACCTGCCCGAGTTCGAAAACGACGAGAGCGCGGCGCTGGCCATCTCGGTGGGGCCGCCGCCCACGCACCGGGTGTGGTCGCTGGACAGCGGCTTCACCTTTCCGGTGCTGTCGGACTTCTGGCCGCACGGCGCGGTCAGCCAGAGCTACGGCGTGTTCAATGACGACGCCGGCTACTCCAACCGGGGGACGTTCGTCGTTGATCGGTCCGGGATCATTCGCTTCGCCGAGATGAAGCAGCCCGGCGAGTCCCGCGACCAGCGGCTCTGGACCGACGCACTGGCGGCCTTGCGGGCCTAG
- a CDS encoding alpha/beta fold hydrolase: MDVCVRNNVKIVGAHDGPMVVLAHGFGCDQRLWRLVVDRLEGDFRLLLFDHVGSGESDPASWNAEKYSSLAGYAADVLDMVRELDLRDVVFVGHSVAAIIGALAVIAEPSRFAKLVMLTPSPCYIDDGAYRGGFSQSDIDELLESLELNYLGWSHAMAPVIMGTPDRPELEDELAETFCRNDPAHLRVFARATFLSDNRADLARIPVPTLVIECAQDAVAPREVGAYVHANIPDSRLVTLDATGHCPQVSAPDATASAISAFVRSA; encoded by the coding sequence GTGGACGTCTGTGTCAGGAATAACGTCAAGATTGTTGGCGCCCACGATGGTCCAATGGTCGTCCTTGCGCATGGCTTCGGCTGTGATCAGCGGCTGTGGCGTCTGGTCGTCGACCGTTTGGAGGGCGACTTCCGGTTGCTGCTCTTCGACCACGTCGGTTCCGGTGAGTCGGATCCGGCTTCCTGGAACGCAGAAAAGTACTCGTCGCTGGCCGGCTACGCCGCTGACGTCCTAGACATGGTGCGTGAACTGGACCTGCGCGACGTCGTGTTCGTCGGGCACTCGGTCGCCGCGATAATCGGCGCGCTGGCGGTCATCGCCGAGCCCAGCAGGTTCGCGAAGCTGGTCATGCTGACACCGTCTCCGTGCTACATCGACGATGGTGCTTATCGCGGCGGGTTTTCGCAGTCCGATATCGACGAACTCCTCGAATCCTTGGAGCTCAATTACCTGGGCTGGTCGCATGCGATGGCACCGGTCATCATGGGAACCCCGGACCGCCCCGAGCTAGAGGACGAGTTGGCCGAGACCTTTTGCCGCAACGATCCCGCGCATCTGCGCGTTTTCGCCCGTGCCACATTCCTGTCCGATAACCGCGCCGACCTCGCACGGATACCGGTGCCCACGCTGGTGATCGAATGTGCACAAGACGCGGTCGCGCCGCGCGAGGTCGGCGCCTACGTCCATGCAAACATCCCGGACAGTCGACTGGTCACCCTGGACGCAACCGGACATTGCCCCCAAGTAAGCGCCCCAGACGCCACTGCGTCGGCGATCTCGGCCTTCGTTCGATCGGCGTGA
- a CDS encoding PP2C family protein-serine/threonine phosphatase has protein sequence MTDFSLEDCWENSPCGHLIARPDRRIIRVNATLSRWLGYDRNALQGRLFSDLFTAGGRIHYDTHFGPLLRMSGELNGITVDLVTADGARLPMFLTANVKTGADGQPELLRITAVDAADRRAYERELLEERRRVAMEHGRVRAFAETLRRSLLPPVLSPPAGMDAADYYYTASDDDVGGDFYDLFPLSRTKWGFFIGDVVGKGVDAAVVTGLTRYALRAAAVSDDDPVQVLHNLHSVLGQELGAQHGRFCTVIYGNVTMPNDGFDVELASGGHLPPLLLQADGSAYYVDSIGGHAVGLVAEPRFVASRFHLAPGDTLVLYTDGLTEASTGVGRERYDDRGALLQFAKSLAPASASEIVEAVHVLLDSLGRGVQDDAAVLALGVPSLTSRERP, from the coding sequence GTGACCGACTTCAGCCTGGAGGACTGCTGGGAGAACAGTCCCTGCGGCCACCTCATTGCGCGCCCCGATCGTCGGATCATCCGCGTCAACGCCACCTTGAGCCGATGGCTGGGTTATGACCGAAACGCATTGCAAGGCAGATTGTTCAGCGATTTATTCACCGCGGGTGGCCGCATCCACTACGACACCCATTTCGGGCCACTGTTACGCATGAGCGGCGAGCTCAACGGCATCACAGTGGACCTCGTGACGGCCGACGGAGCGCGGCTGCCCATGTTTCTCACCGCCAACGTCAAGACAGGCGCCGACGGCCAGCCGGAATTGCTGCGAATCACCGCGGTCGATGCCGCCGACCGCCGCGCCTATGAACGAGAGCTCCTGGAAGAGCGACGGCGGGTCGCGATGGAGCACGGTCGCGTTCGGGCATTCGCTGAGACACTGCGTCGCTCACTACTCCCGCCAGTGCTGTCGCCTCCCGCCGGAATGGACGCAGCCGATTACTACTACACCGCGTCGGACGATGACGTGGGCGGCGATTTTTACGACCTTTTCCCGCTGTCCCGCACGAAGTGGGGTTTCTTCATCGGCGATGTCGTGGGCAAAGGGGTTGATGCGGCTGTGGTAACCGGATTGACCAGGTATGCCCTGCGTGCCGCGGCGGTATCCGACGATGATCCCGTGCAAGTACTGCACAATCTGCACTCCGTGCTCGGTCAAGAGCTTGGTGCCCAGCACGGCCGATTCTGCACCGTGATCTACGGCAATGTGACCATGCCGAATGATGGGTTCGACGTCGAGCTCGCCAGCGGAGGGCATCTTCCCCCACTGTTGCTGCAGGCCGACGGCAGCGCCTACTACGTGGACAGCATCGGCGGCCACGCCGTGGGCCTCGTCGCGGAGCCGCGCTTCGTTGCCAGCAGGTTCCACCTTGCGCCCGGCGACACGTTGGTCCTCTACACGGACGGACTAACCGAGGCCAGTACCGGCGTCGGTCGCGAACGCTATGACGATCGAGGGGCGCTACTGCAGTTCGCGAAATCGCTCGCGCCGGCGTCGGCGTCAGAAATCGTTGAAGCCGTCCACGTGTTGCTCGACAGCCTTGGCCGCGGGGTTCAGGACGACGCCGCTGTGCTAGCGCTCGGCGTGCCCTCGCTGACAAGCCGCGAGCGACCATGA
- a CDS encoding peroxiredoxin — MIAGEKAPDFTLYDHTGRPRALSTLLSEGPVVLFFFPLASSPICTAQACHFRDLSNEFFTVGAQRVGISTDTVDRQAHFAQQRSFDYPLLSDADGVVSELFGVRRGRLAKLRRSVVARDEVRRGRHTRRRGLLARLLPVRRTTFVIDTDRTVLKVVSNELRASVHADQALWYLQHHKGPHSSPHVRGKHADPHHQSGDEGTERETADEASLVRPYTLTGGRTDSGVELALEAPVEALTTTAKRPRWPRNDVRGQILTYCAQSPSVAEIAARLSLPLGATRFLVGELVTQGYLRVHAPLGDSMTVDERRELIGRTLSGLRAL, encoded by the coding sequence ATGATCGCGGGCGAGAAGGCGCCTGACTTCACTCTGTACGACCACACGGGTCGGCCTCGGGCACTGTCCACGCTGCTGTCCGAAGGGCCGGTTGTGCTGTTCTTCTTCCCACTGGCCTCCTCACCGATCTGTACAGCCCAGGCTTGTCATTTTCGGGACCTGAGCAATGAATTCTTCACGGTGGGCGCCCAGCGGGTGGGCATCAGCACCGACACCGTCGACAGGCAGGCCCACTTCGCCCAACAGCGCTCGTTCGACTATCCACTGCTCTCCGACGCGGACGGCGTGGTGTCCGAGCTGTTCGGAGTGCGCCGAGGCAGGCTGGCGAAGCTGCGTAGATCCGTCGTGGCGCGCGATGAGGTCCGGCGTGGCCGGCACACTCGGCGCCGTGGCCTGCTGGCGCGGCTGCTGCCGGTCAGACGGACCACCTTCGTCATCGACACCGATCGCACCGTACTCAAAGTGGTCTCCAACGAGCTGCGCGCATCGGTGCACGCAGACCAGGCCTTGTGGTACTTGCAGCACCACAAGGGACCGCATAGTTCGCCACATGTCCGCGGGAAACACGCCGACCCGCATCACCAGTCGGGGGACGAGGGAACAGAACGGGAAACCGCGGACGAGGCGAGTCTGGTCCGGCCATACACGCTGACGGGCGGTCGTACCGACTCCGGTGTCGAACTGGCACTCGAGGCTCCGGTTGAAGCGCTCACCACCACAGCGAAGCGGCCGCGCTGGCCGAGAAACGATGTGCGGGGCCAGATCCTGACGTATTGCGCGCAGAGCCCCTCGGTCGCGGAGATCGCCGCGCGTCTGTCCTTGCCGCTCGGTGCGACGCGATTCTTGGTCGGCGAACTGGTGACACAGGGTTACCTGCGGGTGCACGCACCCCTCGGTGACTCGATGACGGTCGACGAGCGACGGGAACTGATAGGCAGGACCCTAAGTGGCCTACGAGCGCTCTGA
- a CDS encoding DUF732 domain-containing protein, which yields MFTGITRSTGITRHSHVGTLVTAILVLSGAAILRGGAAAADSNQDDQFLALLDQEGIPALEGVPYLIDTAHKVCRAVDAGFSANAVVDAMVQFAYSQDPAERNYDPGRLARTEARFVTASVGAYCPYDRGKVANLVANPAAEWNVPMPPGAAHAHNAVNSGGVELESPTASSAFTTRAQWQESTGTGAVQLPYLMDRDVLMAARSFGDRPDFRAPGTALGSRIGAVPAGEVTQPNPPQLPAPPPPLLHQTPPQPVAAPPRPQRVPPPPQSPPSPRVAPQPGAAPGNGGGASTGGDLPAAPPPAPPEAPPPPAPPVAPPPPPPPPPPPMAPGFVRLAP from the coding sequence ATGTTTACCGGCATCACCAGGTCCACCGGCATCACCAGGCACAGCCACGTCGGCACTCTGGTTACCGCCATCCTGGTGTTATCCGGCGCTGCAATTCTGCGCGGCGGCGCAGCAGCGGCCGACTCGAACCAAGACGATCAGTTTCTCGCGCTACTCGACCAAGAAGGCATCCCTGCCCTCGAAGGTGTTCCATACCTCATCGATACCGCCCATAAGGTTTGTCGCGCAGTAGATGCCGGCTTTTCGGCGAACGCCGTAGTGGACGCGATGGTGCAGTTTGCGTACAGCCAGGACCCGGCCGAGCGCAATTACGACCCCGGCCGCCTCGCGCGCACTGAGGCTCGATTCGTCACTGCCTCAGTGGGGGCCTACTGCCCGTACGATCGCGGCAAGGTCGCTAACCTCGTCGCTAATCCCGCCGCGGAATGGAATGTGCCGATGCCCCCGGGGGCCGCGCACGCGCACAATGCGGTCAACTCAGGAGGCGTTGAACTGGAATCGCCCACGGCGTCAAGCGCATTCACAACGCGGGCACAATGGCAGGAATCGACGGGCACCGGTGCGGTGCAACTGCCATATTTGATGGACCGGGACGTGCTGATGGCGGCCCGATCGTTTGGCGACCGCCCGGATTTCCGCGCGCCCGGCACAGCGCTCGGTTCGCGGATTGGAGCGGTTCCTGCCGGAGAGGTCACCCAGCCGAACCCGCCGCAGCTTCCGGCGCCACCACCGCCGTTGCTGCACCAGACACCACCCCAGCCGGTCGCGGCACCGCCTCGGCCGCAACGGGTGCCGCCGCCACCACAGTCGCCGCCAAGTCCTAGGGTCGCCCCGCAACCCGGGGCCGCACCCGGCAATGGCGGCGGTGCAAGCACCGGTGGTGACCTTCCGGCGGCGCCGCCGCCGGCACCGCCCGAGGCGCCCCCTCCGCCGGCACCGCCTGTGGCGCCCCCGCCGCCACCGCCGCCACCGCCGCCACCTATGGCGCCGGGCTTTGTCAGGCTCGCACCCTGA
- a CDS encoding epoxide hydrolase family protein: protein MKPFRIDVPDDVLDDLRSRLARTRWPEAECVNDWSQGVPLAYTRELAEYWASGYDWRSREAALNRFDQFTTEIDGLDIHFIHQRSPHADAFPLVITHGWPGSIVEFHKVIEPLTNPASGRAEDAFHVVCPSLPGYGFSGKPTHTGWGVEKIAEAWETLMLGLGYDRYGAQGGDWGAAVTTQIGRNVGHCVGIHLNMPVGRPSKDSLTNPTEEEQRALAGLANHRKWGTGYSKQQSTRPQTLGYGLADSPTGQLAWIVEKFWDWADCDGHPENAVSRDELLDNVMVYWVTNTAASSARLYWESFAVWGGGDRVELPTGVAAFPGELLKAPRSWCEPVYNITHWTDMPRGGHFAAFEQPELFVEDLRAFFATVR, encoded by the coding sequence GTGAAACCGTTCCGCATCGACGTTCCCGACGACGTTCTCGACGATCTGCGATCGCGGCTGGCCCGCACGCGTTGGCCCGAGGCCGAATGCGTGAACGACTGGAGCCAGGGCGTGCCGTTGGCCTACACCCGTGAACTGGCCGAATACTGGGCCAGCGGCTACGACTGGCGTTCGAGGGAGGCCGCGCTCAACCGCTTCGATCAATTCACCACCGAAATCGACGGGCTGGACATCCATTTCATCCACCAGCGATCCCCGCACGCCGACGCCTTCCCGCTGGTGATCACGCACGGCTGGCCGGGCTCAATCGTGGAGTTCCACAAGGTGATCGAGCCGTTGACCAATCCCGCCTCGGGCCGCGCCGAGGATGCCTTCCACGTCGTGTGTCCGTCGCTGCCGGGCTACGGCTTCTCGGGCAAGCCCACCCACACCGGATGGGGCGTGGAAAAGATCGCCGAGGCGTGGGAAACGCTCATGCTGGGTCTGGGCTACGACCGCTACGGCGCCCAGGGCGGCGACTGGGGTGCCGCGGTCACGACACAGATCGGCCGCAATGTCGGCCACTGCGTGGGCATCCACCTGAACATGCCGGTCGGCCGGCCCAGCAAGGACTCGCTGACGAACCCGACCGAGGAGGAGCAACGAGCGCTTGCCGGGTTGGCCAACCACCGCAAGTGGGGCACCGGCTATTCCAAGCAACAGTCCACCCGGCCGCAAACACTGGGCTACGGCCTGGCCGATTCGCCCACGGGACAGCTGGCCTGGATCGTCGAAAAGTTCTGGGACTGGGCCGATTGCGACGGGCACCCCGAGAACGCGGTCAGCCGCGACGAGCTGCTCGACAACGTGATGGTCTATTGGGTGACCAACACCGCCGCGTCCTCGGCCCGTCTGTACTGGGAGAGCTTTGCGGTGTGGGGCGGCGGGGACCGCGTCGAATTGCCCACGGGCGTCGCGGCTTTCCCCGGGGAGCTGCTCAAGGCGCCGCGCAGCTGGTGCGAGCCGGTCTACAACATCACCCACTGGACGGACATGCCGCGGGGCGGGCATTTCGCGGCGTTCGAACAACCAGAGCTGTTCGTCGAGGACCTGCGCGCGTTCTTCGCGACCGTGCGCTGA
- a CDS encoding VOC family protein has product MTFPALNHVAVTVRDLEVSGPWYRNLLGADPILDEHTDAGFHHQVWILDGGTVFGIHQHDRAAPEEQFSEHHVGLDHVGFGCANRGELERWVTRLGELGIEHGGIVDAPYGSGLSFRDPDGIALEFFAPPG; this is encoded by the coding sequence ATGACCTTTCCAGCGCTCAACCACGTCGCGGTCACGGTGCGCGACCTCGAAGTCAGCGGACCGTGGTATCGCAACCTGCTCGGCGCCGACCCGATCCTCGACGAGCACACCGACGCCGGCTTCCACCACCAGGTGTGGATCCTCGACGGCGGCACCGTATTCGGCATTCATCAGCACGACCGAGCTGCCCCCGAGGAACAGTTCAGCGAACATCACGTCGGCCTCGACCACGTCGGCTTCGGCTGCGCCAACCGCGGCGAGCTGGAGAGGTGGGTCACCCGGCTTGGCGAACTGGGCATCGAGCACGGCGGCATCGTGGATGCACCGTACGGCTCGGGGCTGAGTTTCCGCGACCCCGACGGCATAGCGCTGGAGTTCTTCGCCCCGCCCGGCTGA
- a CDS encoding cobalamin biosynthesis protein, which produces MVARQTRIAGVAIGFLADRALGDPRRGHPVKLFGRAAAALENVTYRDSRVAGAVHVGVLVGALGLLGLAVQRPAARRGRLWSIAATGAATWVALGGTSLARTGLDMSELLERGDVVAARGLLPSLCGRDPASLDEAGLARAALESIAENTSDAQVAPLLCAAAGGVPAVLVYRGINTLDSMVGYRSQRYLRFGWAAARLDDVANYAAARVTASLAVLLAPLVGGSPSGAARAWRRDAARHPSPNAGVVEAAFAGALGVRLGGPTQYHHELQIRPTLGDGRAPAVADLRRAVALSSLVQAGAAVSAGLAVYLSGYRRRP; this is translated from the coding sequence GTGGTTGCGAGGCAGACCCGGATCGCGGGCGTGGCGATCGGCTTTCTGGCCGACCGCGCGCTGGGCGACCCGCGCCGCGGTCACCCGGTCAAGCTGTTCGGCCGGGCTGCGGCCGCGCTGGAAAACGTGACCTACCGCGACAGCCGGGTCGCCGGCGCGGTGCACGTCGGCGTGCTGGTCGGGGCGCTGGGCCTGCTGGGCCTGGCGGTGCAACGGCCCGCGGCGCGGCGCGGCCGGCTGTGGTCGATCGCGGCGACCGGCGCGGCCACCTGGGTCGCGCTGGGCGGAACCTCATTGGCGCGTACCGGCCTGGACATGTCGGAGCTGTTGGAGCGCGGCGACGTCGTCGCCGCGCGTGGGCTGCTGCCGTCGCTGTGTGGGCGTGATCCGGCTTCGCTGGACGAAGCCGGCCTGGCCCGTGCCGCGCTGGAATCGATCGCCGAGAACACCTCCGATGCGCAGGTGGCGCCGCTGCTATGTGCGGCGGCCGGCGGCGTGCCCGCGGTGCTGGTGTATCGCGGCATCAACACCCTGGACTCGATGGTGGGTTATCGTTCGCAGCGCTATCTTCGATTCGGTTGGGCCGCAGCGAGATTGGACGATGTCGCCAATTACGCCGCCGCACGGGTGACCGCCTCGCTGGCGGTGCTGCTGGCCCCGCTCGTCGGCGGGTCACCTTCGGGCGCGGCGCGGGCCTGGCGCCGCGACGCGGCCCGCCATCCCAGCCCCAACGCCGGCGTCGTCGAGGCGGCCTTCGCCGGCGCGCTGGGTGTGCGCCTGGGCGGGCCCACGCAATACCACCACGAGCTGCAGATCCGGCCCACACTCGGCGACGGGCGGGCGCCGGCCGTGGCCGATCTGCGGCGCGCGGTGGCCCTGTCGTCGCTGGTGCAAGCCGGCGCCGCGGTGTCGGCGGGGCTGGCGGTTTACCTGTCGGGTTACCGCCGCCGGCCGTAG